In Bombina bombina isolate aBomBom1 chromosome 6, aBomBom1.pri, whole genome shotgun sequence, a single genomic region encodes these proteins:
- the LOC128664986 gene encoding secreted frizzled-related protein 2-like: MYIRCSANRTQTFSSSQESVHLAIMTAPQKSLLFLLCLLGFSKAFDIGLSTKCVSIPKEMGMCHDIGYSEMRLPNLMGHTSMAEVVPKSAEWQNLLQTGCHPFARTFFCSLFAPVCMDTFIQPCRSMCIAVRDSCAPVLACHGHSWPESLNCDRFPAGEDMCLATLSNEYQYIYKELPKPTCQGCPLIEEFFSYKTVLDAFCDNNFAIKVKLAKRRSSSGLHEYGTEGQVEFINQGLLLPYDTRNMIEQWLLINENCAHRLVRNNRSMVYIIAGDIHHGKVVINRIFHWQKKDSQLTLATRKWRHHKCE; encoded by the exons ATGTATATAAGGTGCTCAGCAAACAGGACTCAAACATTCAGCTCTTCACAAGAGTCAGTGCATCTAGCAATCATGACTGCTCCACAAAAATCACTCTTATTTTTGCTTTGCCTTCTTGGCTTCAGTAAGGCATTTGACATTGGATTATCCACCAAGTGTGTCTCTATACCCAAAGAGATGGGCATGTGCCATGACATAGGCTATTCAGAGATGAGGCTCCCCAACTTGATGGGACACACAAGCATGGCAGAGGTTGTGCCAAAGTCAGCAGAGTGGCAAAACCTGCTGCAGACAGGCTGTCACCCGTTTGCCAGGACTTTCTTCTGCTCCCTTTTTGCACCTGTCTGTATGGATAC GTTCATCCAGCCATGTCGCAGCATGTGCATTGCTGTCAGAGATAGCTGTGCCCCTGTCCTAGCCTGCCATGGGCATTCCTGGCCTGAAAGTTTAAACTGTGACCGATTTCCTGCTGGAGAGGACATGTGTCTGGCTACACTGAGCAATGAATATCAATATATTTACAAAG aACTGCCAAAGCCAACTTGCCAGGGCTGTCCATTAATTGAAGAATTCTTTTCATACAAGACTGTACTGGATGCCTTCTGCGACAACAACTTTG CTATTAAAGTAAAATTGGCAAAAAGAAGGTCCTCATCTGGGCTCCATGAATATGGAACAGAAGGCCAAGTTGAGTTTATCAATCAAGGTCTGCTCCTTCCTTATGATACACGAAACATGATTGAACAGTGGCTTCTAATAAATGAGAATTGTGCTCACAGGCTTGTCCGTAACAACAGATCAATGGTTTATATCATCGCTGGAGATATTCACCATGGTAAAGTTGTAATCAACAGGATCTTCCACTGGCAAAAGAAGGACTCTCAGTTAACATTGGCCACAAGGAAATGGAGACACCATAAATGCGAATAG